A section of the Rhizobium sp. BG4 genome encodes:
- a CDS encoding HAD family phosphatase — MPINHIVFDIGKVLIHYDPSLPYQRLIPDAGERKWFFDNVCTHDWNIEQDRGRTWEEAEALLIEAHPEREEQIRHFRKYWHEMVPHAYDDSVAVMEELIAGGHDVTMLTNFASDTFREAQVRYPFLTKTRGVTVSGDVKLIKPDVAIYEMHAGSFGLDPATTVFIDDTVANVDGAKQAGWQAVHFTGADKLRADLTALGVRV, encoded by the coding sequence ATGCCCATCAATCATATTGTCTTCGATATCGGCAAGGTGCTCATCCACTATGATCCCAGCCTGCCCTACCAGCGGCTGATCCCCGATGCCGGAGAACGCAAGTGGTTTTTCGACAATGTCTGCACCCATGACTGGAACATCGAGCAGGACCGCGGCCGCACCTGGGAAGAGGCCGAAGCGCTGCTGATCGAGGCGCATCCCGAGCGTGAAGAGCAGATCCGCCATTTCCGCAAATACTGGCACGAGATGGTGCCGCATGCCTATGACGATAGCGTCGCCGTGATGGAAGAGCTGATCGCGGGCGGGCACGACGTGACGATGCTGACCAACTTCGCCTCCGACACGTTCCGCGAGGCGCAGGTGCGTTACCCCTTCCTGACGAAGACGCGCGGCGTGACCGTCTCGGGCGATGTGAAGCTGATCAAGCCGGATGTGGCGATCTACGAGATGCATGCCGGCAGCTTCGGCCTCGATCCGGCAACCACCGTGTTCATCGACGATACCGTCGCCAATGTCGACGGCGCCAAACAGGCCGGATGGCAGGCGGTGCATTTCACCGGCGCCGACAAGCTGCGCGCCGATCTGACCGCACTCGGCGTGAGGGTCTGA
- a CDS encoding nuclear transport factor 2 family protein, with product MAFDPVEEIKLFHGAINALDFETIENYFAEDATYVSNGVGSLAGRGEIMAAFRKYFDDYPDQTAIDTLVEKVSPRAGRAVWSVRATHSGTGKPLIREGEETITFDEDGHVTHVQVTDYQAF from the coding sequence ATGGCGTTCGATCCTGTCGAGGAAATCAAGCTCTTCCACGGCGCCATCAACGCGCTGGATTTCGAAACCATCGAGAACTACTTCGCGGAGGATGCGACCTACGTCTCCAACGGCGTCGGCAGCCTTGCCGGGCGCGGCGAGATCATGGCGGCCTTCCGCAAGTATTTCGACGATTACCCGGACCAGACGGCAATCGATACGCTGGTCGAAAAAGTCTCGCCCCGCGCCGGCCGCGCGGTGTGGTCCGTCCGGGCCACGCATAGCGGCACCGGCAAGCCGCTGATCCGCGAGGGTGAGGAAACGATCACCTTCGACGAGGACGGCCATGTGACCCACGTGCAGGTCACCGACTACCAGGCCTTCTGA
- a CDS encoding site-specific DNA-methyltransferase — MASVFPLADLKASAKSDSWIDTIIKGDCVAALEALPTNSVDVIFADPPYNLQLGGTLHRPDQSLVDAVDDEWDQFASFEAYDAFTRAWLLACRRVLKPTGTIWVIGSYHNIFRVGATLQDLNFWILNDIVWRKTNPMPNFKGRRFQNAHETMIWASPDAKAKGYTFNYDAMKAANDDVQMRSDWLFPICSGGERLKGDDGKKVHPTQKPEALLARVIMASSKPGDVILDPFFGSGTTGAVAKRLGRHFVGIEREQDYIDAASARIAAVEPLGKAELTVMTGKKQEVRVAFNVLVESGLIKPGQVLHDARRRYSAIVRADGTVASGGDAGSIHRLGAKVQGLDACNGWTFWHYEDGQTLRPIDDLRSVIRSDLAKAE; from the coding sequence ATGGCGTCTGTCTTTCCGCTTGCCGATCTGAAGGCCTCCGCAAAATCGGATTCCTGGATCGACACGATCATCAAGGGTGATTGTGTCGCTGCCCTCGAGGCCCTGCCGACCAATTCCGTCGATGTGATTTTCGCCGACCCGCCCTATAACCTCCAGCTCGGCGGCACGCTGCACCGTCCCGACCAGTCGCTGGTCGATGCCGTCGACGACGAGTGGGATCAGTTCGCCTCCTTCGAAGCCTATGATGCCTTCACGCGCGCCTGGCTGCTCGCCTGCCGCCGCGTTCTCAAGCCGACGGGCACGATCTGGGTCATCGGCTCCTATCACAACATCTTCCGCGTCGGCGCCACGCTGCAGGATCTCAATTTCTGGATTCTCAACGACATCGTCTGGCGCAAGACCAACCCGATGCCGAACTTCAAGGGCCGCCGTTTCCAGAACGCCCATGAAACGATGATCTGGGCGAGTCCGGATGCCAAGGCCAAGGGCTACACCTTCAATTACGATGCGATGAAGGCTGCCAATGACGACGTGCAGATGCGCTCGGACTGGCTGTTCCCGATCTGCAGCGGCGGCGAGCGCCTGAAGGGCGACGACGGCAAGAAGGTCCACCCGACCCAGAAGCCGGAAGCGCTGCTGGCTCGCGTCATCATGGCCTCGTCGAAGCCCGGCGACGTGATCCTCGATCCGTTCTTCGGCTCGGGCACCACGGGTGCCGTTGCCAAGCGCCTCGGCCGCCACTTCGTCGGCATCGAGCGCGAGCAGGATTATATCGATGCGGCATCCGCCCGCATCGCCGCCGTCGAGCCGCTCGGCAAGGCGGAACTGACGGTCATGACCGGCAAGAAGCAGGAAGTGCGCGTTGCCTTCAACGTTCTCGTCGAAAGCGGCCTGATCAAGCCCGGCCAAGTGCTGCATGACGCCCGCCGCCGCTACAGCGCGATCGTCCGCGCTGACGGCACCGTGGCTTCCGGCGGTGACGCTGGCTCCATTCATCGCCTTGGGGCTAAGGTCCAGGGTCTTGATGCATGCAACGGATGGACCTTCTGGCATTACGAAGACGGGCAGACCCTGCGCCCGATCGACGATCTCCGGTCCGTCATCCGCAGTGATCTGGCAAAGGCGGAATAA
- a CDS encoding DsbA family protein gives MQLSEMQLTKRQLMSGVAAATATLALSTAAHAAVEMPQPEGDVDMEAVLKPGELPEMALGPEDAKVKIVEYMSMTCPHCAHFHNTTFDEIKKKYVETGKVRFIIREFPFDPAAAAAFMLARCNASDPTKLSTPEQYFPMVSMLFKQQETWAAADDRRAALLQMSKLAGFSEDSFTKCLTNQKLLDEVNATRERGSKEFGVNATPTFLINGKRYAGDMTVDSMSALIDSLL, from the coding sequence ATGCAGCTTTCTGAAATGCAACTGACGAAGCGCCAGCTCATGAGCGGTGTCGCCGCAGCGACCGCGACGCTCGCGCTCTCCACCGCGGCCCATGCAGCGGTTGAAATGCCGCAGCCGGAAGGCGATGTCGATATGGAAGCGGTGCTGAAGCCCGGCGAGCTGCCGGAAATGGCGCTCGGTCCTGAGGACGCCAAGGTCAAGATCGTCGAATACATGTCGATGACCTGCCCGCATTGCGCCCACTTCCACAACACCACCTTCGACGAGATCAAGAAGAAGTATGTCGAAACGGGCAAGGTCCGTTTCATCATCCGCGAGTTCCCCTTCGATCCGGCCGCCGCCGCCGCTTTCATGCTGGCGCGCTGCAACGCCTCCGACCCGACGAAGCTCAGCACGCCGGAACAGTATTTCCCGATGGTTTCGATGCTGTTCAAGCAGCAGGAAACCTGGGCTGCCGCCGACGATCGCCGCGCCGCACTTCTGCAGATGTCCAAACTCGCTGGATTTAGTGAGGATAGCTTTACGAAGTGCTTGACGAACCAGAAGCTTCTGGATGAAGTGAACGCGACCCGGGAAAGGGGCTCCAAGGAGTTCGGTGTCAACGCCACGCCGACTTTCCTGATCAACGGCAAGCGTTACGCTGGGGACATGACGGTTGACTCCATGTCGGCACTTATCGACAGCCTGCTCTGA
- a CDS encoding DUF721 domain-containing protein: MSYPRKGEKQISELANGLIDPVLAKRAGINTALLGSWDEIAGEDFADCTRPEKIAWARGSEDGTYKPGVLTIACEGARALFLTHAQGELIQRINSFFGFSAVHQIRIVQKPVSQASKRSRTPPPLKGEAARKLEGMMEGIEGDKLREAVKRLGTAVLGKRR, encoded by the coding sequence ATGAGTTATCCACGCAAAGGTGAAAAGCAGATCTCCGAGCTGGCGAACGGGCTGATCGATCCCGTGCTCGCCAAGCGCGCCGGTATCAACACAGCGCTGCTCGGCTCATGGGACGAAATCGCCGGCGAGGACTTTGCCGATTGCACCCGCCCGGAAAAGATCGCCTGGGCCCGCGGCAGCGAAGACGGCACCTACAAGCCCGGCGTTCTGACGATCGCCTGCGAAGGCGCACGCGCCCTGTTTCTCACCCACGCCCAGGGCGAACTCATCCAGCGCATCAACAGCTTCTTCGGCTTCTCCGCCGTCCACCAGATCCGCATCGTCCAGAAACCGGTCTCCCAGGCCAGCAAACGCTCCCGCACCCCGCCACCGCTGAAAGGCGAAGCGGCCCGCAAGCTCGAAGGCATGATGGAAGGCATCGAGGGCGACAAGCTGCGCGAGGCGGTGAAAAGGCTGGGCACGGCGGTGCTGGGGAAGCGGCGGTAA
- a CDS encoding Arc family DNA-binding protein, which produces MSAIVVRNLPGETHRALKQRAAKNGRSTEAEIRSILEEAVRPSGRLKIGSELAAFAKEIGDADLIFERDQTPVDAADFE; this is translated from the coding sequence ATGTCCGCTATAGTGGTTCGTAACCTGCCCGGAGAAACGCACCGCGCATTGAAGCAGCGTGCGGCGAAGAATGGCCGAAGCACCGAGGCTGAAATCCGCAGTATTCTCGAAGAGGCGGTCAGGCCATCCGGGCGGCTGAAGATCGGTTCGGAATTGGCCGCCTTCGCCAAGGAGATCGGCGATGCGGATCTGATCTTCGAACGCGATCAGACACCTGTCGATGCCGCGGACTTCGAATGA
- a CDS encoding pilus assembly protein TadG-related protein, which produces MRVFRPFLKDRRGNFGVMTAILMVPLLGAAGIAVDYSNESEMHTELMEAADAAALGAIAPDTAGYKAVQAMTGDGEITVAEADARDMFMAQRSSGLSQSLSDLPLNITIKVAKASGVVTSTVNFSVDAPTTFMKVLGVDTMTVAGTATATSGGMSSASYTDFYLLLDNTPSMGIGATQADIDALVKATANSPDAAGRNCAFACHMVWGSGVENTDSDYIIARANDITLRIDVVTDAVKGLMDDAAEETQPNQYRFAAYTFGAAASETAPYYSISRIASLTGDLSTMRNAIGQISLMTTQHHQFNEDALTSFDTALTSIGKEIKTDGGTGASTGDRQEVVFFVTDGMGDSRRDSCTGGSWWSNPDRCLQPIDPKLCSALKDRGIKVAVLYTTYLPIPTDPIWNQAINPVFAKNIGPNLKACATEGLFFEVKPTDDMAASMSALFSKAASATSGLRLTN; this is translated from the coding sequence TTCGTCCCTTTCTCAAGGACCGGCGCGGCAATTTCGGCGTGATGACAGCAATTCTCATGGTGCCGCTCCTGGGTGCCGCAGGCATCGCCGTCGACTACAGCAACGAAAGCGAAATGCACACCGAGCTGATGGAGGCCGCAGACGCTGCCGCCCTCGGCGCGATCGCTCCCGATACCGCCGGTTACAAGGCCGTCCAGGCCATGACCGGCGATGGCGAGATCACCGTGGCCGAGGCGGACGCCAGGGACATGTTCATGGCGCAGCGCTCCAGCGGCCTCAGCCAGTCGCTCTCCGACCTGCCGCTCAACATCACGATCAAGGTCGCGAAGGCAAGCGGCGTCGTCACCTCGACCGTCAATTTCAGTGTCGATGCGCCGACCACCTTCATGAAGGTTCTGGGCGTCGACACGATGACCGTCGCAGGCACGGCCACGGCGACGAGCGGCGGCATGTCGAGCGCCAGCTACACGGATTTCTATCTGCTGCTCGACAACACGCCCTCGATGGGTATCGGCGCGACACAGGCCGATATCGACGCACTGGTGAAGGCGACCGCCAATTCCCCGGATGCCGCCGGCCGCAACTGTGCCTTCGCCTGCCACATGGTCTGGGGCAGCGGCGTCGAAAACACCGACAGCGATTACATCATCGCCCGCGCCAACGACATCACGCTGCGCATCGACGTGGTCACCGATGCGGTCAAGGGTCTGATGGACGATGCCGCCGAGGAAACGCAGCCGAACCAGTACCGCTTCGCCGCCTATACGTTCGGTGCGGCAGCCTCCGAAACCGCGCCCTATTACAGCATCTCGCGCATCGCCAGCCTGACCGGCGACCTCTCGACGATGCGCAACGCCATCGGCCAGATCAGCCTGATGACGACGCAGCACCACCAGTTCAACGAGGATGCGCTGACGAGCTTCGATACGGCGCTGACCAGCATCGGCAAGGAGATCAAGACGGATGGCGGCACCGGCGCCAGCACCGGCGACCGCCAGGAAGTCGTCTTCTTCGTCACCGACGGCATGGGCGACAGCCGCAGGGACAGCTGCACCGGCGGCTCCTGGTGGTCCAATCCCGACCGCTGCCTGCAGCCGATCGACCCGAAACTCTGTTCGGCGCTGAAGGACCGCGGCATCAAGGTGGCGGTGCTCTACACCACCTACCTGCCGATCCCCACGGATCCGATCTGGAACCAGGCGATCAACCCCGTCTTCGCCAAGAATATCGGCCCCAATCTGAAAGCCTGCGCCACCGAGGGATTGTTCTTCGAGGTGAAGCCGACCGATGACATGGCCGCCTCGATGTCGGCCTTGTTCAGCAAGGCGGCGAGTGCCACGAGCGGCCTCAGGCTGACGAATTGA
- a CDS encoding type II toxin-antitoxin system VapC family toxin, with translation MIILDTNVISEPMKPDADPKVLAWLDDQAAETLYLTSVNLAELLSGIEVLPDGRRKAGLHQKLVELMARLFEDRILPFDEPAAREFAPLIGRARSAGRVISMADGQIAAIARTRGFTVATRDVAPFEAAGVPIINPWES, from the coding sequence ATGATCATTCTCGACACCAACGTGATTTCGGAGCCGATGAAGCCCGATGCTGATCCGAAGGTGCTCGCCTGGCTGGACGATCAAGCGGCGGAAACGCTTTATCTCACGTCGGTCAATCTTGCCGAATTGCTGTCCGGTATCGAGGTTCTTCCCGATGGCCGGCGAAAGGCAGGACTTCATCAGAAGCTTGTGGAGTTGATGGCGCGCTTGTTCGAGGATCGGATATTGCCCTTCGATGAACCGGCAGCAAGGGAATTTGCGCCGCTGATCGGAAGAGCACGCAGCGCAGGCCGCGTCATCTCCATGGCCGATGGCCAGATTGCGGCAATCGCCAGAACACGCGGCTTTACCGTCGCGACGCGGGACGTGGCGCCTTTCGAGGCGGCCGGGGTGCCGATCATCAATCCGTGGGAAAGCTAA
- the mutY gene encoding A/G-specific adenine glycosylase, with the protein MTSTTLLAPSAKDLLDWYDRHHRDLPWRVSPPMAARGIKADPYRVWLSEVMLQQTTVQAVKPYFANFLAHWPTVKDLAAAPSEDVMAAWAGLGYYARARNLKKCAEAVAADHAGVFPDTEEGLKSLPGIGDYTAAAVAAIAFNRQAAVMDGNVERVISRLYAIATPLPAGKPLMKQKVALLTPADRPGDFAQAMMDLGATICTPKRPACSLCPFRDACEALRVHDPEKFPVKAAKKDKPVRVGAAFIAVTADGEILLKKRVESGLLGGMTEVPTTGWTARIDGATGTDAAPFAADWQASGTVTHVFTHFELRLSIYRVAIADPIEINDGWWEPVTNLEAQALPTIMKKAIAAAIPLAFKSAKE; encoded by the coding sequence ATGACTTCCACGACACTCCTCGCGCCAAGCGCAAAAGACCTGCTCGACTGGTATGACCGGCACCACCGCGACCTGCCCTGGCGCGTCTCGCCGCCAATGGCTGCGCGCGGCATCAAGGCCGATCCCTATCGCGTCTGGCTCTCCGAAGTGATGCTGCAGCAGACGACGGTGCAGGCGGTCAAACCCTACTTCGCCAATTTCCTGGCGCACTGGCCGACGGTGAAGGATCTGGCGGCGGCGCCGAGCGAGGACGTGATGGCGGCCTGGGCGGGGCTCGGCTACTACGCCCGCGCCCGCAACCTGAAGAAATGCGCCGAGGCTGTCGCGGCCGATCATGCGGGCGTCTTTCCCGATACCGAGGAGGGCCTGAAATCGCTGCCTGGCATCGGCGACTATACGGCGGCTGCCGTCGCCGCCATCGCCTTCAACCGGCAGGCAGCGGTGATGGACGGCAATGTCGAGCGGGTGATCTCCCGGCTCTACGCGATCGCCACCCCCCTTCCCGCCGGCAAGCCGCTGATGAAGCAGAAGGTGGCACTGCTGACGCCTGCCGACCGGCCGGGCGATTTCGCGCAGGCGATGATGGATCTCGGCGCGACGATCTGTACGCCGAAGCGGCCGGCCTGTTCGCTCTGTCCGTTCAGGGATGCGTGCGAGGCGCTGCGCGTCCACGATCCCGAGAAGTTTCCGGTCAAGGCGGCGAAGAAGGACAAGCCGGTGCGCGTTGGCGCCGCGTTCATCGCCGTCACCGCCGATGGCGAAATCCTGTTGAAGAAGCGCGTCGAGAGCGGGTTGCTCGGCGGCATGACCGAGGTGCCGACGACAGGATGGACGGCGCGGATCGACGGGGCGACCGGGACGGATGCGGCACCTTTCGCCGCCGACTGGCAGGCGTCGGGAACGGTCACGCATGTCTTCACGCATTTCGAGCTGCGGCTGTCGATCTATCGCGTCGCCATTGCCGATCCCATTGAAATCAATGACGGATGGTGGGAGCCGGTTACAAATCTTGAAGCCCAGGCGCTGCCGACCATCATGAAAAAAGCGATCGCAGCGGCTATTCCTCTCGCGTTCAAATCAGCCAAGGAATGA
- the smc gene encoding chromosome segregation protein SMC, translating to MKFNKLRLVGFKSFVEPTEFIIERGLTGVVGPNGCGKSNLVEALRWVMGENSYKNMRASGMDDVIFSGSGNRPARNTAEVALYLDNGERTAPAAFNDSDEIQVTRRIEREQGSIYRINGKESRAKDVQLLFADASTGARSPSMVGQGRIGELISAKPQARRQLLEEAAGISGLHSRRHEAELRLRAAESNLERLDDVTSQLESQIESLKRQARQANRFKTLSADIRAREAMLLHIRWVQAKEAEAEADSALNQATVVVAEKAQTQMEAAKSQGIASLKLPELRDAEARAAAALQRLQIAKTQLEEDANRILRRRDELTRRLTQLAEDIRREERLVSDNAEILARLDAEEADITEILADSGRHADELREAFEEAAAKLSDSERIFTSLTAERAEAAAGRNQLERAIRDLADRKMRLERQMDEANRELSAIEEKVSALPDPEEKRGMVEAGEIAVAEAEAAIQAVEQALAEARRTEALSRAPVDEARAKLNGLETEARTIQRMLAAGAAAGEFPPVAEELRVDRGFETALGAALGDDLESPLDPKAPAHWSENGDGAADPALPAGATPLLNHVRAPAALTRRLQQIGLVAEADARRLVRDLKPGQRLVTKEGAVYRWDGHVTGADAPSAAALRLAQKNRLAELESEVSLARDVLTEAEEHLAAAAEGIRGEERRLNDARDMSRLSARHLAEARDALAAAERASGDLVRRRDVVAEAVSQLQSQQEDLSIQEENARIELEDAPDLTAIDERLRLQQVEVATDRGLAAEARARHESLNRENDARQRRIVAIGQERETWRQRAASAEDHIATLRDREEEARDEAAELEMAPDEFDDKRRALLSELQKADESRRNAADLLAAAELVQRDADHKAATALSELAESRERRGRAEERLVSAREKRQESEGRIREALNVAPHEAFRLTGLQPMQAIPDPREVERDLERLKMERERLGAVNLRAEEEQKELSEKLEALIKERDDVIDAIRKLRGAIQSLNREGRERLIAAFDVVNGQFQRLFTHLFGGGTAELQLIESDDPLEAGLEILARPPGKKPQTMTLLSGGEQALTAMALIFAVFLTNPAPICVLDEVDAPLDDHNVERYCNLMDEMAASTETRFVIITHNPITMARMNRLFGVTMAEQGVSQLVSVDLQTAERLRETA from the coding sequence ATGAAGTTCAACAAGCTCCGCCTTGTCGGCTTCAAATCCTTCGTAGAACCGACTGAATTCATCATCGAGCGCGGCCTGACGGGCGTCGTCGGGCCGAATGGCTGCGGCAAGTCCAATCTTGTCGAGGCGCTCCGCTGGGTGATGGGCGAGAATTCCTACAAGAACATGCGCGCATCCGGCATGGATGACGTCATCTTCTCGGGCTCCGGAAACCGCCCGGCGCGCAACACCGCCGAAGTCGCTCTCTATCTCGATAACGGCGAGCGCACCGCGCCTGCCGCCTTCAACGACAGCGACGAAATCCAGGTCACCCGCCGCATCGAGCGCGAGCAGGGGTCGATCTACCGTATCAACGGCAAGGAAAGCCGCGCCAAGGATGTGCAGCTGCTGTTTGCCGATGCCTCGACCGGCGCCCGCTCGCCGTCGATGGTCGGCCAGGGCCGTATCGGCGAGCTGATTTCGGCCAAGCCGCAGGCCCGCCGCCAGCTGCTGGAAGAAGCGGCCGGCATTTCCGGTCTCCATTCCCGCCGCCACGAAGCCGAGCTTCGCCTGCGCGCCGCCGAGAGCAATCTCGAGCGCCTCGACGATGTCACCTCGCAGCTGGAAAGCCAGATCGAGAGCCTGAAGCGCCAGGCCCGCCAGGCAAACCGCTTCAAGACGCTGTCGGCCGATATCCGCGCCCGCGAGGCGATGCTGCTGCATATCCGCTGGGTGCAGGCGAAGGAAGCCGAGGCCGAGGCCGACAGCGCGCTGAACCAGGCCACCGTCGTCGTCGCCGAGAAGGCGCAGACCCAGATGGAGGCGGCGAAGTCTCAGGGCATCGCCAGCCTCAAGCTGCCGGAGCTGCGTGATGCCGAGGCGCGCGCCGCCGCCGCCCTGCAGCGCCTGCAGATCGCCAAGACGCAGCTGGAAGAGGATGCCAACCGCATCCTGCGCCGCCGCGACGAGCTGACCCGCCGCCTGACGCAGCTTGCCGAGGACATCCGCCGCGAAGAGCGGCTGGTCTCCGACAATGCCGAAATCCTCGCGCGTCTCGATGCCGAAGAGGCCGATATCACCGAGATTCTGGCGGATTCCGGCCGCCACGCCGATGAGCTCCGCGAAGCCTTCGAGGAAGCCGCCGCCAAACTCTCGGACAGCGAGCGCATCTTCACCTCGCTGACCGCCGAGCGCGCCGAAGCCGCCGCCGGCCGCAACCAGCTGGAACGCGCCATCCGCGATCTCGCCGATCGCAAGATGCGCCTCGAGCGCCAGATGGACGAGGCAAACCGCGAACTCTCCGCCATCGAGGAAAAGGTCTCGGCGCTTCCCGATCCCGAGGAGAAGCGGGGGATGGTCGAGGCAGGCGAGATCGCCGTTGCCGAAGCCGAAGCCGCGATCCAGGCGGTCGAACAGGCGCTCGCCGAAGCCCGCCGCACCGAGGCGCTTTCGCGTGCCCCGGTCGATGAAGCCCGCGCCAAGCTCAATGGCTTGGAAACCGAAGCCCGCACCATCCAGCGCATGCTCGCTGCCGGTGCCGCCGCAGGCGAGTTTCCGCCGGTTGCCGAAGAGCTGCGCGTCGATCGCGGCTTCGAGACGGCGCTCGGTGCAGCACTCGGCGACGATCTTGAATCGCCGCTTGATCCGAAGGCGCCGGCCCACTGGTCCGAAAATGGCGATGGCGCCGCTGACCCCGCATTGCCCGCCGGTGCGACGCCGCTCCTCAACCATGTCCGCGCTCCCGCCGCCCTGACGCGCCGCCTGCAGCAGATCGGCCTCGTTGCCGAAGCCGATGCCCGCCGCCTCGTGCGCGATCTGAAGCCCGGCCAGCGCCTGGTCACCAAGGAAGGCGCCGTCTATCGCTGGGATGGCCACGTCACCGGCGCCGATGCGCCGAGCGCCGCCGCCCTCCGCCTTGCCCAGAAGAACCGCCTTGCGGAACTGGAAAGCGAAGTCTCGCTCGCCCGCGATGTTCTCACCGAAGCCGAGGAGCACCTTGCCGCTGCCGCCGAAGGCATTCGCGGCGAGGAGCGCCGTCTCAACGATGCCCGCGACATGAGCCGCCTGTCGGCCCGTCATCTCGCCGAAGCCCGTGATGCGCTTGCCGCCGCCGAGCGCGCGTCCGGCGACCTCGTGCGCCGCCGCGATGTCGTTGCCGAGGCCGTCAGCCAGCTGCAGTCGCAGCAGGAAGACCTTTCGATTCAGGAAGAGAACGCCCGTATCGAGCTGGAAGACGCGCCTGATCTGACGGCGATCGACGAGCGGCTGCGCCTGCAGCAGGTCGAGGTCGCGACCGATCGTGGCCTCGCTGCCGAAGCGCGCGCCCGCCACGAGAGCCTGAACCGCGAAAACGACGCTCGCCAGCGCCGCATCGTGGCGATCGGCCAGGAGCGCGAAACCTGGCGCCAGCGCGCCGCCAGCGCCGAAGACCATATCGCCACGCTGCGCGATCGCGAGGAAGAAGCCCGCGACGAAGCCGCCGAGCTCGAAATGGCGCCGGATGAATTCGACGACAAGCGCCGGGCGCTGCTGAGCGAGCTGCAGAAGGCCGATGAATCCCGCCGCAACGCCGCCGATCTGCTTGCCGCCGCCGAGCTCGTGCAGCGCGATGCCGATCACAAGGCCGCCACCGCTCTCTCCGAACTCGCCGAAAGCCGCGAACGCCGTGGCCGCGCCGAGGAGCGTCTCGTTTCAGCCCGCGAAAAGCGGCAGGAGAGCGAAGGCCGCATCCGCGAGGCGCTGAACGTCGCCCCGCACGAAGCCTTCCGCCTCACCGGCCTTCAACCGATGCAGGCAATCCCCGATCCGCGCGAAGTCGAGCGTGATCTGGAGCGCCTGAAGATGGAGCGTGAGCGTCTCGGCGCCGTCAACCTGCGCGCCGAGGAAGAGCAGAAGGAGCTCAGCGAGAAGCTCGAAGCGCTGATCAAGGAGCGCGACGACGTCATCGACGCCATCCGCAAGCTGCGCGGCGCCATCCAGAGCCTGAACCGCGAAGGCCGCGAGCGGCTGATCGCCGCTTTCGACGTGGTCAACGGCCAGTTCCAGCGCCTCTTCACCCACCTTTTCGGCGGCGGCACCGCCGAGCTGCAGCTGATCGAATCCGACGATCCCCTCGAAGCCGGCCTCGAAATCCTTGCGCGCCCGCCCGGCAAGAAGCCGCAGACCATGACGCTGCTTTCCGGCGGCGAGCAGGCGCTGACGGCCATGGCGCTGATCTTCGCGGTATTTCTCACCAACCCGGCGCCGATCTGCGTGCTGGACGAAGTGGACGCGCCGCTCGACGATCACAATGTCGAGCGCTATTGCAACCTGATGGATGAGATGGCCGCCTCGACGGAAACGCGATTCGTGATCATCACTCACAATCCGATCACCATGGCCCGCATGAATCGCCTATTTGGTGTGACGATGGCAGAGCAGGGCGTCTCACAGCTTGTATCCGTCGACCTTCAGACGGCCGAGCGACTGCGCGAAACCGCTTGA